AGTCAAAtattctttctgctataagcacaaggcttgaaatttaggaGAAGATGACTAGATgactacactgaccccagtgctcaaatggtacttatattattgaccccaaagggatgaaaaacAATGCCAACCTTGGTGACATTAGAATTCAGAACAGAAAGCAGAAAGAAATGGTGCTATGCATTTAATCTGGTATATGCTAATGATTGTGTCAGCTCACCACTTAAATACCATTAAGTACTATTTAACTAAATTAAATTACTAATTACTAtttaattaaatactaaatatttaACTAACTGTATCCTTCCTCACAAAATTGTACTGCATTCaaaaatcatcattataattttaattttacaatatttcatcCTGTTATGATtgataagtgttttttttttgttttttgctaggCAAATGTTCTTGAATAAAGAAACAAGCAACTCTTTACAGCTAAATCATCAAACTAACCAACAGATTGGATGTAAACATCAAGTTGTTAATTCAAGTAGTTAAAACAATAAACACAAATGAGTGAACATACCTTAAATTTAAGAAGGCGATCATCCAAAGTTATTTTCTTCCAGTCTGATACCTCGCCAAAAACATCTGTAGCAATCTGTTCCATTTTATGTTCCATGTTTGATGGTGGTTTATAGCTTTTCACTGTACGGACTGACCTATAAATCAAGATTAAAAAGCAAAAGCTAAGATGTCAGAGTTTCAGAATGACATGGAGATAACATGAGAATTCAGTAGGTTCATATGTTAGTCATTACAACTAATCAAATAGAAGAGTACAGCTTTAGATTGACGTTTCCACACTGTTATGGTGTAAGTAATATTTACAGAAGCTGTCCTTTGACACAGTTTTGTTTGCAGCAAAGTATGCTCTATTGGATGTGTAATCTCAGTACACATGAACAACATGCTACTGATGAACTGAGAGGTAAACTAGGCTTAAATGCAAGAATGAAAACTATGTTTGTATAGACACATGACATGTATGGAGAATAACAAATGGGTAAAGAAGTGCTAGGGTATCCAAGTAGAAAGAAATTGTGGAAGAGGAGGATATGGGCAGAAATAGTAAAAGTTGATTGATCTTAGAATGTTGAGCCTCACACAAAAGCTGGCAAACAAAGTCATGCAGTTGATGAAAAATCACTTATGAAATACACGTGTGCCACTATGAGTTGTCCACAAACTATAAAGTCCACCTTAATGTGAGATAATTGCTACGACAGTGTGAACAAAAGCAAATGAAGTGGTTGGATTAGATATCAAAATGGGCCTGCAGATGAGATGACACAAAATGAAGATGAGAAGTGATATACTGTAAAGTAAGTAGACAGTACAAAGAAGAGATAATTTATCAACCAAGTTggtcataaacatcatcatttaacgtctgttttccatgctggcatgggttggatggttttattaggagctggccagctgctCAGGCTcaatatctgttttggcatggtttctacaactggatgaccttcctgacatcaaccattttatagtgtactgggtgtttttatgtggcaccagcacccacaagaCTTCAAGgttaggaatgctcagctggagagggatgcaggggacatcCTGTATGCTAGGACAACCACACTTTTGCTTGGCTGaccgtcttctcaagcacaacaaactATCAGGAGTCTTGGTCCcatcatcccctctgtgagtcccaatgtccatagatcctttctcaccattttGTCTTACATCTCCTTGGGTCTACtgcttccacatgttccctctacaattTGAGATTGGCACCTCTTGCCGCAGCTGTTtgcattcatatgcattacatggctGTATCAGCTCAGTCTTCTCTATTACACATTACATCTGATGCCTAGTGTACCCAGTTTTCCTCTCAAATTGTATATGCATTCTGACATTatccatccagtggagcatactggcttcatttctttcaagcctttgcatatcctcagtagtcacagtcCATGTCTCATTGCCATGTAGAatagctgtttgtacacaggcatcatacaatctgcctttcactctgagggagaggcccttcattactagtagctctctgaactttgcccagcctgtaCTTATTGTAGGagctatgctttcagaacaacCTCCCCGACTgttaacttggtcacctaagtaattaTTCTTTATCTGAAGAGTTTCTAATAGGAAATTCTTTCCATGTCAATCTAACATGTAAATCTTTGTGATTCctattaacaaatgaaacaagtgtaatggagaataaataataccaaaagatttccattttcctattttatcataaattaacactgcaactaGTTTTTCtataattctcaattttaatatgtattttgactCACATACAGCACCAACTATGGAAACATATTGATTGTAATattggaataagcagatgtgcttcaagaggaaacagctAGGATTTACcctaacttaaatatatatatatatatatatatatatacactgtattttcTGGTTATACGTGTTgaattttcagaccaaaatttagagCCAAAAAGAGTAGGTTGATTTAAAGACATGACTTTGGAGAATCACAGATTTCATGGGAAATGCAACAAGATTTGgaaagataataatgatgtttgaatcatcatcatttaacgtctgtcttccatactagcatgggtgggacatgtttacactatatactatgtCAACTTGTATGCTAGGAAATAAGAAGGTGGTGCATGATATGAGGTAGATTTGGATACTATTTCTAACCGGTCAAGTGATTACAAACCACAAGCTCACACAAATTAGCTGTCATAGTCATTGTTTTGTCCCTGATCATTCGTTTGGGCAGACCTATggccaatatatatttttgtatatcaaaGACTACATTGCCCAAAATAGTTTTCCTTCTGATGACAAAATGTGATATTAgaaatttagcagctatttctttCAGGCTGAGTGCCACATAGAGGCCCCCCTCACtggaaacaaaaaatagaaaaatgaaatatatttattgagcTAGTGATAAACCAAACAACTTACGATCTTTTTTTCAAGGAAGAATAACGTTCTCTTGTAGATGGACCATCTTGTATAGGATTAAAAGATCTCTCATCACTTTCATCTTTCTTGGCTTTTTTACGGAAGAAAGCAGTTCTTGATGGAATCTAcaacaaagaaattttttttgtaaatcttaATTTCTATGCTTTTTTGgcataaaataatattgtaaaaacAGCAGGGAAATTGAAAAATTTCTGTCCTTTGACATACATTGAACCACAGATCCTCTGCTGACTATCAGGTTACCATATGTGTTCTAAtggtttatatttctcttttacttcatGTGAATTGTGATGTGTGTATCGAAACTATATATGACAAGAATGattaaaaaagtgtttttttcaaaaataagaaCACTTTAACATGAAACAACAATAATCAGACCAAATCATTTGCCAAACAAGACTAATTCTCTaagtatatttctttcatttattgacTTTCCTCATTATCACCATTTCAACGTCCacttttttatgcttgcatgggttagatggaatttgttgtggcAGGTTTTCTATAGTCGAATACCCTTTTTGTTACCAATCCTCATCTATTTTGAagcaagtaatattttcccaaggccagacatgtttacctggaagattggaaatgaatgatacggCTTGATGCTGGTTTACAATTCCCATAcgatgtcaacacacacacaactttcaatttccatctaccaaatacactcacaagcctttggtctgcccggggctacggtagtagacacttgccaagagaatcatgtttttttttggttgtttcagAAATAAGTTGACTCGCAAAGTCATATATGTACAGGGTCTATTATAAAGGAGCCCTCACAAAGATACTTTAAGGAACTAGTGACCACTTCGAGATGTAAGAAATTACGAAATACTTCTATTTGTATTGTagtagacattatatatatatatatatatatatatatatcctacttgaactagtatttcttttattgtgCTTTCCACTTTCATGTTGACAATGAATATCAATCAgaataatgtaatatttattttatgttgatAATGACTGTGAACATGTTATCGAATGGTTaagattttgattttatttcctttctgattaaaaaaggaaagaaagaaaaattatcaacACTTTCGAAAACGTATCTcaacaaaattttattaaaaaatatatattataaagaaagtTATAAGGGAACAAAGTCGCTGCCCGGTTTACCACCTTGGGTACCCTTATTGGAGAAcattctgttgcaagtattcgGGCCAAGTCGTCCTTCCTCTCAGGGGCACTTAGCTCGCACACTTTCAAGAGTCCGATTATGGAGCAGCCCTTCTTTCAGTAGCTTAacggttaaaaaacaaaaattcttgcATGCTTTCAATACACGGTACTAcctaagaagagtggtcccggtgcgcgcactcgcgttagctagtcgtgactagtcgatccttactttgtgtttttgtttcatttactttgtttaaaaaattattttctttgtgtttttgtgttttatttactttgttttaaaaaaattatttactttgtgtaaaaatttatttattttgtgttttatttactttgctagatagtcgttgtaggatcgactagtcgcgagtgcgtgcaccgggaccactcttctttaGTACCTCAATACACTTTGTTTAATAATGCAAACATGCTCTAGTcatgacacacacataaaaattttttttacacagcTAAACTATATTTTGGCCAAATAAATACTATGGAAGTACTTAAGTCGATTCAATTTACCAGGCACTAGACCTGAAAGGCGTGACCTTGTATTTACGTTAGGAATCATTATATGATTACAAACTAATAAAATACAGATGAATAACTGTATCGCCATGTTTTGATGGTTATTGTGATTAAAATAATGCAAAGAAATAATCATTATTACAAACTAAACTGTCGTTAACttcgataaaaaaacaaaaaaaaaacaaattaagcaGTCATTGTCTAGACTAGGGATAatacatttcgggccttgtattaaacaaaaaatatgtgaGATTTTGGATAAATACATAATGACAATTACATGATAAATATAATGTCTTGTTTTGGGTAACATGAGATATATGAAAACTTTGGACCCAGTGTGGGGTCAATGTGATCTGCCATGACCAAGGAACGatcatttgtaaaataaaaaaggcAATGAATAAAAAAGAGATAATAGTTATGATGTAAAGAACAAGGAAAAAGTAGATTACAATATCATCTTACTTGGCCAAGGATAGGAACAACGGAGGCAATTCCCAAAGGAGCCGAGGCGACAGGTTTTAATAACGTTCTACAGAAGGTCGACATTGTTACCTTGGCCGGTGGAAATGCGACTAGTTATGTCTAGCACATATTCATTAGAGAAAGGCGGTGTGTGatctaagggaggtaactctagtCGGCATATTTTTCAATAGCTTCATTTGAGAATCTAATGTTCCGaggttgagtgagagagaaaaatgttttctttttgtataatgCATCATTTTATTTGAGGCAGATCACTACCAATTTTctcagatttatttatttatttatttatttatatatttatttattttaaaaatctgtttggTTGTCAATGGACATAAAAACGCCTTTATTTTCGTACGAACGAAGGTGATGTTTTAGCAGAAAATACAAAGCTCTTGATGTTTTGCAACATAGTTATCAACCAttacgttcttggttcaaatctcactgtggtcgactttgcctttcatccatttagagttgttaaaataaaacacacatgtTACTTAGTAGACCTGTGACCTAAGGCCTACCAGTTGTAACCATCcggtttttttttctcagataAAGTATAGTATCCAATATACCTCCACCCcggtttttttttcaaacaaaggtagtgtatgatttgagagagatacGGGTGCTATATACACAGCAGGTCCATTCGTTGCTTTGGAGAAATACACGTTGCAAATTTTGGTGAGGGGGTGGggaggactaagtcgattacatcgacccctgcactcaactggtacttattctatcgaccccgaaaggataaaaggcaaagttaaccttggtggaatttgaactcagaacgtaaagacgaacgaaatgccgtttAGCCTAGCAACATttggtccggcgtgctaacgattctgccagctcgctgccttataaaaGTCAAATATTGGAGCCACGATCTAATGGACTCTATCGCTGCACCCAAACATTCATAAACCCCACTCCTTCACCCGCGTCCAGTGTGGGGAATTCCAGGTAAAGTTCATCCCGGGACTAATGAACAACAAGCACGCTACCTGCTATAATGTATACAGCTTTTGGATGATTTATTAAAAGCATGCTTAGGCAACACGGCACTCAAGACTCATGCGGCCTTTTGAGTTTTGTAAACATGCAATGTCATGTCTATATAAACACAACCTTTcactaaaatttgaaagcataaTCTTTAGTTCTGATCTACTTGAATAATTTTGATTCTTTCTTACCCCAGACTTTCTTATTCGTCCAGACTTTCTCTCGATTAAGATTTACTAGAGCCGGAAGATTCCTCGAACTGGCCACCAGCAAGAAccttttacataatatatttgttaaattatTCTTTCAATGGTGTGGTTCGATGTTTTATAAGGCCTTCCACTTATAAAAGGCCTCTtactaataaaaaatttaatgccTTGCCTGTTTATAGACGTAGTTTTATAGCAGGTTTGAAGTTCTCGTTTGTAATTTTTCGCTTTAAATTTGTTCGAAAAGATGATACGAAGCtggactgaaaagttcataggctgactatggaGTGGTACTAGTAAAATCTTGCATGCATAAATTTCAACCCTTCTTATTAAtgactgcattgtttctttccaggcaaACTATCATCTCACTATTCAAAGAAGTCTCCAATGGTAACTAgcagcgacttctcttgaaaatcgacaaaatttggcatcgtgctGTTGTCACGTACCTGCAGAAAAATGATTTAGCACCAAGGGACATTTATACTGACATGATTGCTACATTAGGTGATGATATCCATGCTTTATCATCAGAGCAAAAGTGGGCAGATGAATTttggaggggaagggagagtcttgaagatgacacaAGGTCTGAACGTCCTGTAGCtgccaccaccgaggaaaacagttgagaatattctgctcaaagAACTGAACGTGACAAAGGTTTCAGGGGCTTATATTCCGGGTTTGCTAGGTATGCGCTGTACACCCatcgaaaatggcaaattcattataaatataagccttactcattaatttaataataaatcttaatggaaaacttttgttatatccATGCTTGAAATTTAGTGGT
This DNA window, taken from Octopus sinensis linkage group LG4, ASM634580v1, whole genome shotgun sequence, encodes the following:
- the LOC115210879 gene encoding 39S ribosomal protein L50, mitochondrial, which encodes MSTFCRTLLKPVASAPLGIASVVPILGQIPSRTAFFRKKAKKDESDERSFNPIQDGPSTRERYSSLKKRSSVRTVKSYKPPSNMEHKMEQIATDVFGEVSDWKKITLDDRLLKFKFLCKCIEEFEHDIPNSELNFITDITKAMEFFQTEIRDTSSYEDISKLDLPRNLHIQMEPVRFHPDTDTMFGGRTAFPDRPTVVTSIKYKHKYKGHDGQHRVKTSR